One stretch of Akkermansia massiliensis DNA includes these proteins:
- a CDS encoding autotransporter-associated beta strand repeat-containing protein, translated as MRLHLPPSLRSALLASLVSFSGFYSYSHAATSADFWQAPAFGGPDFTWTGAGGGDAVDTAGNWEGDAAPSRQENKGPHLIFNDVDVTVTGTPPNTSDGGGISVTGNSNVSVSLGQWGGSVYVGAGSTLSTTFSNQIKSMEAEGHANIYVDGTLNLTTPGGNLNFDNGTGSGSHYWHIGLDGMINLSNTTTVTKNDRTWNVEVVVAGAMEALTVTNRELVDDALLTRYFMSTGADLGASLDSLLIWKQTGEDTYEALTRVDSADQLGAGNFVLVSNGSGMSVQYQGTGYNMETLVWNSTTGTWSNTGTGWYKSGDGGKTDTSFLNNDSVIFTAAEGVKTIALTGNIIAGTVTFQDGTNYTLNMGAGDSLQAEALSLGSQATLTLGDAAITGGTFTLGNNAGLLVSEGKTAAIASSITFGTGNTFTLGNNASLTLGDATHLMESFSSTVMGGTNSSLSVWLGNTDGSVTLSPGSTLKDITVYGNYAANTASQPAADTLNGATLHIGNGANFIIRPGAGTIRPSDRIVVEGGMYVLMNHNAADTVTIASDIVGGAGVTQDSSITFRRSENLNLNISGNVDYAGTMQLDQASGGYGPRVTFLNNTVNLGGLAVNYCIGGFTLTNSQATIGTLSMSSNWASSSIQVNSGSVVNATNVRLLKNGTLSINTGAELNVTGTNSDHGTGRSFIVDNGSTLTLNGGLLTGSAALNLGYSGTGTFLASSGTANLGGLDFWANGNGVFRGRFQLGSATAGTARVNFGGNIVNFASGSEITLGMGTLGATANWSVTYNNEFTPSYITLAASNGSYVDTLDAGDKTTGRTITFNTGLTGSGKLTKIGAGTLVLNGAAKVPVPAEGETAAVPGFTGTVELREGALTVKDSSVIGQGTLLINGGLTVAVTSADGYSLDAGSTLGTINLDGGTATLAAALTLNGGSLSFGALSTDTAALTVNSVAGTGATALQIGLSSVTANTEYALLHGTGMTDTSMFTLGGSAAELYKATFTVSDDTLYVSLSDKDGLLRWKSGNWNTDTSNTAWDLDGTPTAYADGQTVYFSDGADVNKTVTIVGNVAPGKINVSGTDFIFAGDGSITGDTTLNLLDGASLTINNANSYSGNTVLYNGSKLVVGNAGALGTSTVLLQGNSILELTTGTWNGLGTRLNANSTGTLKLSGNASGTTTAALTGVKYDVGAGTTLTLSAGTYGNTITGAGSLISAAGTTVLQGDVNITGSYTLMAGANAAASWTLDSGASLTAGSFIGRNEYNGTTTLTVKKDAFMNITGTLRISRDGKGVMNIEQGGMVLAQTLDLGQNWAGAAAKGATINLNGGSLLLGAGGMTASGNTNTIVLNMNSGTLGTTAAEGWSSAYNMNLAGNVTVDTRQYDAGTKSYNDQSSTNITLGGVLSGAGGLTKVGSGTLTLSGQNTYTGLTNVQAGTLAFTNANAMTLGSISMGAGAKMTTASALTLNSGATLTFDMTGVVANGPIINIQAGALALTDANCTLTINNYGELEASDYVLAQWAAAGSLTTDSFTWTPDITREGFEYSVVVENNQLVLKVVDVSGDNGFVWDGGTDRKWINTSIDGWTTKLTGVDTLNDQEIYFSAAEAGEVKVSGTVTPKSVVFNSGTYTLVSDPDNAGYIADSVAPTTLTVNGTANVTLNLANTYTGGTVLNGGTLTIGADDALGTAGDITFNGGTLAYADSAAGRDVTGYDVSSRVKVGDGGALNVSVIGAGDTVSWAGLTADVMGAGTTLTKTGDGTLALGYSGNTLAHLTVEEGTLAFTGGATIGVNPNNATIVRVSEGASLALSGGTVNLHAQLNGAGTITIGTADAAGQVNISNTGNTNFTGRLELLGNGENMSTNANWAAFGAGNTLGGGTIFIDGKGFHFSAGTTAANFEIGATHGTVQNGSSGATYTFSGNLSGSGAWGMSTNVRMTNILTGSLKDFTGTLSTDETSANNSRQVWNFGNGGASVTGAGNAIFGDGAILAGNTGSADAGLAAQYNVNYNNAELVLNALVQGNSNLTHAGTGTLILDQANTATGALGITNADAVVQLGTADKAGQWAGTVLNGAGTLKIVNGSLTSAMTRGEGATAGIVVDSAAAINLGGTNGDMLKGITLAAGGKLTNVSGDITVGAGATETLNLTLGADNVNQGAAGTAIIDQGDGKLVINDSATVNLDIDAIVNTLVAHKDAGVESWLTLTTGTLECANLGDIQFSKILSNYGIRVTGTDGGSLVLSGQVSGLYMVDGTASSDPDTVTNYGTLGMYAGVVIAQDKTLTVQLAGAPGDTDGDGAVINNLLGATGSTLKVENTNADGGNAVVILNNERLETGLPAPDDYAGADSIMGGSIVGENGVTFIKQNAGKLTVNGSFVTDTLRMEGGTLTLNGDGSSFNHVVLAGTAEGVVLDVNRNTVMGDLTDSGEGADLNIGSGATLTINDASSLSASTIQGSGTLALHDTLALSGTASLQGGVLLDLVKNGDSTGTLDLGSTTGNTVAGISGQGTLKSNGGALAVNTGNSGSGSVFSGTLEGRGQLNISGNAGQTLENVITAAGSNWAINNTGRLNIKMGGTVEDPRANTALTLSSLTLGDGSSTNLTFNTDYAGPIISVTGNISISQGAEITLSSTGKNELTLGADGSYTLMHADGTIDLGGSDRLAILLDPSSSAFKKFENDAYLVMENGNLVLVATASKDNKYARLADTVNSRAGAELLWNLPGDLAADSILKKVDDAVGALTSSNPSEAKRVMAAVAGSTVNALGTAQKDALRDQMGWIRNRTTLMGVNPAYVNEDLPYFHMWMEGTGSYAKLDTRGDESGYQLTTWGGTVGMDVDLSDHFTMGAAFTANYGDLTASAADSADGHLDSYYANLFGRYQSKRWAHTLILTGGWNDAKLNRTVNYGEGSYRTQGNTSGWGFGAMYELTYDVYLNEDKSSILQPLANASVVTTRMDGYTETGAGNAGLNVGKQEWTTGTVALGGRWMGLIGSNIFGREALAEFRVNAAQDMGDRRGETNVALLGNPGFTQRVRGAKVGMTALQIGAGLSVPVGTQGTVFINGNADFRDGANSVNGSVGYRYDF; from the coding sequence ATGAGACTTCATCTCCCCCCTTCTTTGCGTTCCGCCCTTCTTGCATCCCTGGTTTCCTTCTCCGGTTTTTACTCTTACTCCCATGCCGCCACATCGGCGGATTTCTGGCAGGCTCCCGCGTTTGGCGGTCCTGATTTTACGTGGACGGGGGCAGGGGGAGGCGATGCCGTAGATACGGCGGGCAACTGGGAAGGGGACGCCGCCCCCTCCCGCCAGGAGAATAAGGGCCCGCATTTGATTTTTAATGATGTAGACGTTACGGTTACGGGCACTCCTCCCAACACTTCGGATGGCGGCGGCATCTCCGTGACGGGGAACAGCAATGTGTCCGTTAGCCTGGGACAATGGGGCGGCAGTGTTTACGTAGGCGCCGGATCCACTCTTTCCACCACCTTCAGCAACCAGATCAAGAGCATGGAGGCAGAGGGGCACGCTAATATTTATGTGGACGGCACGCTGAACCTGACCACTCCGGGAGGCAATCTCAACTTTGACAACGGTACCGGTTCCGGCAGCCACTACTGGCACATCGGGCTTGACGGGATGATCAACCTGTCAAATACCACTACAGTGACCAAGAATGACCGGACGTGGAATGTAGAGGTAGTGGTTGCGGGCGCCATGGAAGCGCTGACGGTTACCAACCGCGAGCTGGTGGACGATGCCCTGCTGACCCGCTATTTCATGTCCACCGGGGCTGATCTGGGGGCTTCCCTGGATTCCCTTCTTATTTGGAAGCAAACCGGGGAGGACACCTATGAGGCATTGACGAGAGTCGATTCCGCCGACCAGCTGGGAGCCGGCAATTTCGTGCTTGTCTCCAACGGTTCCGGCATGTCCGTGCAGTATCAGGGAACAGGCTACAATATGGAAACGCTTGTCTGGAATTCCACTACCGGTACCTGGAGCAACACTGGAACGGGCTGGTACAAGAGTGGAGATGGAGGCAAGACGGATACTTCCTTCCTGAACAATGACTCCGTTATTTTCACGGCTGCGGAAGGGGTTAAAACCATTGCGTTGACCGGCAACATTATCGCCGGTACCGTAACGTTCCAGGACGGGACGAACTACACCTTGAACATGGGAGCCGGGGATTCCCTTCAGGCGGAAGCCCTTTCCCTCGGCAGCCAGGCGACGCTTACGCTTGGGGACGCCGCCATTACGGGGGGAACCTTCACGCTCGGCAATAATGCGGGCCTCCTCGTTTCCGAAGGGAAGACCGCAGCGATCGCTTCTTCCATCACCTTCGGCACGGGCAATACCTTCACGCTGGGGAACAACGCTTCCCTGACGCTGGGAGACGCCACGCATCTCATGGAGTCCTTCTCCTCCACCGTCATGGGCGGGACGAACTCCTCCCTTTCCGTCTGGCTCGGCAATACGGACGGGAGCGTCACCCTTTCTCCTGGATCCACGCTGAAGGACATCACCGTATATGGCAATTACGCCGCCAATACGGCCAGCCAGCCTGCGGCGGACACGCTCAACGGAGCAACCCTGCATATCGGCAACGGCGCCAATTTCATCATTCGCCCCGGAGCGGGAACGATTCGTCCTTCGGACCGCATCGTCGTTGAAGGCGGCATGTACGTCCTGATGAACCACAATGCCGCGGATACGGTCACGATCGCCTCCGACATCGTAGGAGGAGCGGGCGTCACCCAGGATAGTTCAATCACCTTCCGCCGCAGTGAAAACCTCAACCTGAATATCTCCGGCAACGTTGACTATGCAGGAACCATGCAGCTGGACCAGGCTTCCGGCGGTTACGGTCCCCGTGTAACCTTCCTGAACAATACGGTTAACCTGGGCGGCTTGGCCGTCAATTACTGCATCGGGGGCTTCACCCTCACCAATTCGCAGGCCACCATCGGAACCCTCAGCATGTCGAGCAACTGGGCGAGCAGTTCCATTCAGGTCAACTCCGGTTCCGTCGTCAACGCTACGAACGTGCGGCTCCTCAAGAACGGGACCCTTTCCATCAACACCGGCGCCGAGTTGAATGTCACGGGCACCAACAGCGACCACGGAACCGGCCGCAGCTTTATCGTGGACAACGGCAGCACCCTTACTCTTAACGGGGGGCTTCTTACCGGCTCCGCTGCGCTGAACCTCGGGTACAGCGGAACGGGGACCTTCCTTGCTTCCAGCGGCACGGCCAACCTGGGCGGCCTGGACTTCTGGGCCAATGGCAATGGAGTATTCCGCGGGAGATTCCAGTTGGGAAGCGCAACGGCCGGAACGGCCCGCGTCAACTTTGGCGGCAACATCGTTAACTTTGCCAGCGGCAGTGAAATTACGCTCGGCATGGGAACGCTGGGAGCCACGGCCAACTGGTCCGTGACCTACAATAACGAGTTCACTCCCTCCTATATCACGCTGGCGGCTTCCAACGGAAGTTATGTGGATACCCTGGACGCCGGGGACAAGACAACCGGAAGAACCATTACCTTTAATACCGGCCTGACCGGCAGCGGCAAGCTCACGAAGATCGGCGCCGGCACCCTGGTGCTCAATGGAGCTGCCAAGGTGCCGGTTCCCGCGGAAGGTGAAACCGCCGCCGTTCCTGGTTTCACCGGCACGGTGGAATTGAGGGAAGGCGCGCTGACCGTGAAGGACTCCAGCGTCATCGGGCAGGGGACCCTTCTTATCAACGGCGGCCTGACCGTAGCCGTGACTTCCGCAGACGGTTATTCCCTGGATGCCGGCTCTACGCTGGGAACCATCAATCTTGACGGGGGCACCGCTACTTTGGCGGCTGCTCTGACCCTGAACGGAGGCTCCCTGAGCTTTGGAGCCCTGAGTACGGATACCGCGGCATTAACCGTCAATTCAGTGGCGGGCACCGGCGCTACGGCTCTCCAGATAGGCCTTTCCTCCGTCACCGCCAATACGGAATATGCCCTCCTGCACGGAACGGGCATGACGGATACGTCCATGTTCACGCTCGGCGGCTCCGCGGCTGAACTTTACAAGGCTACATTCACCGTCAGCGATGATACGCTGTACGTCTCCCTGTCCGACAAGGACGGCTTGCTGAGATGGAAGAGCGGCAACTGGAACACGGACACCTCCAATACCGCCTGGGACCTTGACGGCACTCCCACGGCTTACGCCGATGGACAGACCGTGTACTTCTCCGATGGTGCGGACGTGAACAAGACTGTAACGATCGTCGGGAATGTTGCTCCGGGTAAAATTAATGTTTCCGGCACGGATTTCATTTTTGCTGGTGACGGCTCCATTACCGGGGATACGACGCTGAATCTGCTGGACGGAGCTTCCCTGACCATCAACAATGCCAACTCCTATAGCGGAAACACCGTATTGTATAACGGCAGCAAGCTCGTCGTCGGCAATGCCGGCGCGCTGGGCACAAGCACGGTTCTCCTCCAGGGCAATTCCATTCTGGAGCTGACCACGGGCACGTGGAACGGCTTGGGCACGCGCCTGAATGCCAATTCCACGGGTACGCTGAAGCTGAGCGGGAATGCCTCCGGCACGACGACGGCCGCGCTGACTGGCGTCAAATATGATGTGGGCGCGGGAACTACCCTGACGCTTTCCGCCGGAACTTACGGAAACACGATCACCGGCGCCGGTTCTCTGATATCTGCTGCCGGCACAACGGTTTTACAGGGTGATGTCAATATAACGGGAAGCTATACTTTGATGGCGGGTGCGAATGCGGCTGCTTCCTGGACGCTGGATTCCGGCGCTTCCCTGACGGCTGGAAGTTTCATCGGCCGTAATGAATACAACGGGACGACGACGCTCACTGTCAAGAAGGATGCTTTCATGAACATTACCGGCACCCTGCGGATTTCCCGTGACGGGAAGGGGGTCATGAACATTGAACAAGGCGGCATGGTCCTGGCTCAGACGCTGGATCTGGGGCAGAATTGGGCCGGAGCCGCCGCCAAGGGCGCCACCATTAATCTGAATGGCGGTTCCCTGCTTCTCGGAGCGGGAGGCATGACTGCGTCCGGCAATACCAATACGATTGTCCTGAACATGAATTCCGGGACCCTGGGAACGACGGCGGCGGAAGGCTGGTCCTCCGCCTATAACATGAATCTTGCCGGCAACGTGACGGTTGATACCCGCCAATACGATGCGGGAACCAAATCATACAATGACCAGTCTTCCACCAACATCACCCTCGGGGGCGTCCTTTCCGGCGCCGGCGGTTTGACGAAAGTCGGTTCCGGCACGCTGACCCTCTCCGGACAGAATACCTACACGGGCTTGACGAACGTCCAGGCCGGCACGCTGGCATTCACGAATGCGAACGCCATGACCCTGGGCAGCATCTCCATGGGCGCGGGCGCCAAAATGACCACGGCCTCCGCCCTGACGCTGAACAGCGGCGCTACGCTGACCTTTGACATGACTGGAGTCGTGGCAAACGGCCCGATCATCAATATCCAGGCAGGGGCCCTGGCTCTGACGGATGCCAACTGCACGCTGACCATCAACAACTATGGTGAACTGGAAGCATCCGACTACGTCCTGGCCCAGTGGGCTGCGGCGGGCAGCCTGACCACGGATTCCTTCACCTGGACGCCGGACATCACCCGGGAAGGCTTTGAATACTCCGTCGTGGTGGAAAACAACCAGCTCGTGCTGAAAGTCGTGGACGTCAGCGGAGACAACGGTTTTGTCTGGGACGGCGGAACGGACCGCAAGTGGATCAACACCAGCATTGACGGCTGGACCACCAAGCTGACGGGCGTGGACACGCTGAACGACCAGGAAATCTATTTCTCCGCTGCGGAAGCGGGTGAAGTGAAGGTCTCCGGTACCGTGACTCCCAAGAGCGTCGTCTTCAACAGCGGTACTTACACGCTGGTCAGTGATCCGGACAACGCGGGTTATATTGCGGACTCCGTTGCCCCCACTACGCTCACCGTGAACGGCACGGCCAACGTCACCCTGAACCTGGCGAATACCTACACCGGTGGCACAGTGCTCAACGGAGGCACTCTTACCATCGGAGCGGACGACGCGCTGGGTACGGCGGGTGACATTACCTTTAACGGCGGTACGCTGGCTTATGCGGACTCCGCCGCCGGTAGGGACGTGACGGGATATGACGTTTCCAGCCGCGTCAAGGTTGGAGACGGAGGCGCCCTGAACGTTTCCGTAATCGGGGCAGGGGACACTGTCTCCTGGGCCGGACTGACGGCTGACGTCATGGGCGCGGGCACCACGCTGACCAAGACGGGGGACGGCACGCTGGCGCTGGGATACTCCGGGAATACCCTGGCCCACCTCACCGTGGAAGAGGGAACGCTTGCCTTCACGGGCGGAGCGACCATCGGCGTGAACCCCAATAACGCCACCATCGTCCGCGTAAGTGAAGGCGCCTCTCTGGCCCTCTCCGGCGGAACCGTCAACCTGCACGCCCAGCTTAACGGCGCGGGCACCATCACCATTGGGACGGCGGATGCCGCGGGACAGGTCAACATCTCCAATACGGGCAATACCAATTTCACCGGCCGTCTGGAACTGCTCGGAAACGGGGAAAATATGAGTACCAATGCCAACTGGGCGGCTTTCGGCGCGGGGAATACGCTGGGAGGCGGCACCATTTTCATCGACGGCAAGGGCTTCCATTTCTCCGCGGGCACGACGGCGGCCAACTTTGAAATCGGCGCAACCCACGGCACGGTGCAGAACGGTTCTTCCGGCGCCACGTACACCTTCTCCGGTAATCTTTCCGGTTCAGGCGCATGGGGCATGTCCACGAACGTGCGGATGACCAATATCCTCACGGGCTCCCTCAAGGACTTCACGGGAACCCTGTCCACCGATGAAACCTCCGCCAACAACAGCCGCCAGGTCTGGAACTTCGGCAACGGCGGCGCGAGCGTCACGGGTGCGGGGAATGCCATCTTTGGAGACGGCGCCATCCTGGCGGGCAACACGGGGTCTGCGGACGCCGGGCTGGCCGCACAATACAACGTCAATTACAATAACGCGGAACTGGTGCTGAATGCGCTGGTGCAGGGCAACTCCAACCTGACGCATGCAGGCACGGGCACCCTGATCCTGGATCAGGCCAATACCGCTACGGGAGCCCTCGGCATCACGAATGCCGACGCCGTGGTCCAGCTTGGCACGGCGGACAAGGCCGGCCAGTGGGCCGGCACCGTGCTGAACGGAGCGGGAACGCTGAAAATCGTTAACGGATCACTGACCTCCGCCATGACGCGGGGAGAAGGCGCCACCGCGGGCATCGTGGTGGACTCCGCCGCCGCCATCAACCTGGGGGGCACCAATGGCGACATGCTGAAAGGCATCACCCTGGCTGCCGGAGGCAAGCTCACCAACGTCTCCGGAGACATTACGGTGGGTGCGGGAGCTACGGAAACGCTGAACCTTACCCTGGGCGCGGACAACGTCAACCAGGGAGCGGCCGGTACGGCCATCATTGACCAGGGAGACGGCAAGCTTGTCATCAATGATTCCGCCACGGTCAATCTGGATATTGACGCCATTGTGAACACCCTCGTCGCCCACAAGGACGCCGGGGTGGAAAGCTGGCTGACGCTCACGACCGGAACGCTGGAATGCGCCAATCTGGGCGACATCCAGTTCAGCAAGATCCTTTCCAACTACGGCATCCGCGTCACGGGCACTGACGGCGGCAGCCTGGTCCTCAGCGGACAGGTCAGCGGCCTTTACATGGTGGACGGCACCGCCTCCTCCGATCCCGATACGGTTACGAACTACGGCACGCTGGGCATGTACGCCGGCGTGGTGATCGCCCAGGACAAGACGCTCACCGTCCAGTTGGCGGGAGCTCCCGGAGATACCGACGGCGACGGCGCGGTCATCAACAACCTGCTGGGCGCAACGGGAAGCACGCTGAAGGTGGAAAACACCAATGCGGACGGAGGCAACGCCGTTGTCATCCTCAACAACGAACGCCTGGAAACGGGGCTGCCCGCACCGGACGATTATGCCGGGGCGGACTCCATCATGGGCGGCAGCATCGTTGGGGAAAACGGGGTCACCTTCATCAAGCAGAACGCGGGCAAGCTCACGGTCAACGGCTCCTTTGTGACGGACACCCTCCGCATGGAAGGCGGCACGCTCACCCTGAACGGTGATGGCAGCAGCTTCAACCATGTGGTGCTGGCAGGCACGGCGGAAGGCGTGGTTCTGGATGTCAACCGTAATACCGTCATGGGAGACCTGACGGACAGCGGCGAAGGCGCGGACCTGAACATCGGCAGCGGAGCCACCCTCACCATTAACGATGCCAGCAGCCTTTCCGCCAGCACCATCCAGGGCAGCGGCACGCTTGCCCTTCATGATACGCTTGCCCTTTCCGGAACGGCTTCCCTCCAGGGCGGCGTACTGCTGGACCTGGTAAAGAACGGCGATTCCACGGGAACGCTTGACCTTGGTTCAACCACCGGCAACACCGTTGCCGGAATCAGCGGCCAGGGAACCTTGAAGAGCAATGGCGGCGCTCTGGCCGTCAATACCGGCAATTCGGGCAGCGGTTCCGTCTTCAGCGGCACGCTGGAAGGCCGTGGGCAGCTCAACATCTCCGGCAATGCGGGGCAGACGCTTGAAAACGTCATCACCGCCGCCGGCAGCAACTGGGCCATCAACAACACGGGACGCCTCAATATCAAGATGGGCGGCACGGTAGAAGACCCGAGAGCCAATACGGCTCTTACCCTCAGCAGCCTGACGCTGGGCGACGGGTCCAGCACGAACCTCACCTTCAACACGGACTACGCCGGACCCATCATCAGCGTGACCGGGAATATCAGCATCAGCCAGGGAGCGGAAATAACCCTCAGCTCTACCGGCAAGAATGAACTGACGCTGGGCGCGGACGGCAGCTACACGCTCATGCATGCTGATGGAACCATCGACCTGGGTGGAAGCGACAGGCTGGCTATCCTGCTGGATCCCTCCTCCTCCGCCTTCAAGAAATTTGAAAACGATGCGTACCTGGTGATGGAAAACGGCAACCTCGTTCTGGTGGCTACGGCATCCAAGGACAATAAATACGCCCGTCTTGCGGATACGGTCAATTCCAGGGCCGGTGCGGAACTTCTCTGGAACCTGCCCGGGGACCTGGCCGCAGACTCCATCCTCAAGAAGGTGGATGACGCCGTAGGAGCCCTGACGTCTTCCAACCCCTCGGAAGCGAAGCGGGTGATGGCAGCCGTAGCGGGCAGCACGGTCAACGCGCTGGGAACGGCCCAGAAGGACGCCCTGCGCGACCAGATGGGATGGATCAGGAACCGCACCACCCTCATGGGCGTCAACCCCGCCTACGTCAACGAAGACCTCCCCTACTTCCACATGTGGATGGAAGGCACGGGCTCCTATGCCAAGCTGGACACCAGGGGGGATGAAAGCGGCTACCAGCTCACCACCTGGGGCGGCACCGTGGGCATGGACGTGGACCTCAGCGACCATTTTACCATGGGAGCGGCCTTCACGGCCAACTACGGCGACCTGACGGCCAGCGCGGCGGACTCTGCGGACGGCCACCTGGACAGCTACTACGCCAACCTCTTCGGGCGCTACCAGAGCAAGCGCTGGGCGCACACATTGATCCTGACGGGAGGGTGGAACGACGCGAAGCTCAACCGCACGGTCAACTACGGGGAAGGCAGCTACAGGACGCAGGGCAACACCAGCGGGTGGGGCTTTGGAGCGATGTATGAACTGACCTACGACGTGTACCTCAATGAAGACAAGAGCAGCATCCTGCAGCCCCTGGCCAACGCCTCGGTAGTAACCACGAGAATGGACGGCTACACGGAAACGGGAGCGGGGAACGCGGGCCTGAACGTAGGCAAGCAGGAATGGACGACGGGAACGGTTGCGCTGGGCGGCCGGTGGATGGGGCTCATTGGCAGCAACATCTTCGGTCGAGAAGCGCTGGCTGAGTTCCGGGTGAACGCGGCCCAGGACATGGGCGACCGCCGCGGAGAAACCAATGTGGCGCTGCTGGGCAACCCCGGCTTCACGCAGAGAGTCAGAGGAGCGAAGGTGGGAATGACGGCTCTGCAAATCGGAGCGGGGCTGAGCGTGCCGGTGGGAACGCAGGGAACGGTCTTCATCAACGGGAACGCGGACTTCCGTGACGGAGCCAACTCGGTGAACGGGAGCGTGGGCTACCGGTATGACTTCTAA
- a CDS encoding FKBP-type peptidyl-prolyl cis-trans isomerase N-terminal domain-containing protein, protein MKMNPSIALFAVSALLAGVAGAQEKAAEAPAADQPKQEKEITVSPEQMKKDLGYFLGFQSGQQLGSIPTLTFDDLDQESFLQGIKDGMVRKPAKDQEQLKPALDAFQKQIDERISAKAKSNLEASKKFMEENGKKAGVTTTKSGLQYKVVNKGGEEKFDEKKFKNPMFKVKYKGTLLDGTVFDDTKGKSVELPLQVIPGFAEALTTMPVGSKWIVYIPSELAYGENTPGAPIEPNSPLIFDLELDGISEAPAPQGGPMSISPEQLQEMLKQSGAQQQ, encoded by the coding sequence ATGAAGATGAACCCTTCCATCGCCCTGTTTGCCGTTTCCGCCCTTCTGGCGGGTGTGGCGGGCGCGCAAGAAAAGGCTGCCGAAGCTCCGGCGGCCGACCAACCCAAACAAGAGAAAGAAATTACTGTGTCTCCCGAACAGATGAAAAAGGACCTGGGCTATTTTCTGGGTTTCCAGAGCGGACAGCAGCTCGGCTCCATTCCCACCCTTACCTTTGACGACCTGGACCAGGAATCCTTCCTTCAGGGCATCAAGGACGGCATGGTCCGCAAGCCCGCCAAGGACCAGGAACAGCTGAAACCCGCCCTGGACGCGTTCCAGAAGCAGATTGACGAACGCATCTCCGCCAAGGCCAAGTCCAATCTGGAAGCCAGCAAGAAGTTCATGGAGGAAAACGGCAAGAAGGCAGGCGTGACCACCACGAAATCCGGCCTCCAGTACAAGGTGGTGAACAAGGGCGGCGAAGAAAAATTTGACGAGAAGAAGTTCAAGAACCCCATGTTCAAGGTGAAGTACAAGGGCACGCTGCTGGACGGCACCGTGTTTGACGACACCAAGGGCAAATCCGTGGAACTTCCCCTCCAGGTCATCCCCGGCTTTGCCGAGGCGCTGACCACCATGCCCGTCGGCTCCAAGTGGATCGTGTACATCCCTTCCGAGCTGGCCTACGGTGAAAACACCCCCGGCGCTCCGATCGAGCCCAATTCCCCGCTCATCTTTGATCTGGAACTGGACGGCATTTCGGAAGCCCCGGCTCCCCAGGGCGGTCCCATGAGCATTTCCCCGGAACAGCTCCAGGAGATGCTCAAGCAGAGCGGCGCCCAGCAGCAATAA
- the purN gene encoding phosphoribosylglycinamide formyltransferase has protein sequence MSKLPKLGILGSGSGSNCQSIYDAIRSGSLRAEIAVVMSDNPDAYILERARSWGIPAEVIDCGGFKTKFPEASQAAVAARLKEYGVDCVCLAGFMRLVKHPLLKEFPSRILNIHPSLLPSFPGLHAWEQAVKAGAAESGCTVHYVDDGMDTGPILGQARVPVLPGDTPESLHARIQVQEHALYPAMIARVLETLA, from the coding sequence ATGTCCAAGTTGCCCAAATTAGGAATACTCGGTTCCGGTTCCGGTTCCAACTGCCAGTCCATTTATGACGCCATCCGGTCCGGCTCCCTCCGGGCGGAAATTGCCGTGGTGATGTCTGACAATCCGGACGCCTACATTCTGGAACGCGCCCGTTCCTGGGGCATCCCGGCGGAGGTGATCGACTGCGGGGGATTTAAAACCAAATTCCCGGAGGCGTCCCAGGCCGCCGTCGCCGCGCGCCTGAAGGAATACGGCGTGGACTGCGTTTGCCTGGCCGGATTCATGCGCCTGGTGAAGCATCCGTTGCTGAAGGAATTCCCTTCCCGCATTCTGAACATTCATCCTTCCCTCCTTCCTTCCTTCCCCGGCCTTCATGCCTGGGAGCAGGCCGTGAAGGCCGGTGCGGCGGAAAGCGGCTGCACCGTTCACTACGTGGATGACGGCATGGACACGGGCCCCATCCTGGGGCAGGCGCGCGTGCCCGTGCTGCCGGGGGATACGCCGGAAAGCCTGCACGCCCGCATTCAGGTGCAGGAGCATGCCCTTTATCCCGCCATGATCGCCCGCGTTCTGGAAACGCTCGCATAA